From Brevibacillus marinus, a single genomic window includes:
- a CDS encoding multicopper oxidase family protein, with amino-acid sequence MTNRKPKKWTALPILLTGALVLSACSHTPNHMEGHDTSAPGSDEQPKHMAASAEPTFEVLTGTTFTLTAKESKLMLDDHTVKTVWTYNGTVPGPQLRVKQGETITVVLHNELPEPVTIHWHGLPVPNNMDGVPGVTQNAVKPGESFTYQFQADVPGTYWYHSHQDSVNQVDKGLYGSIVVEPTESQPVDKDYTIVLDEWMADDSMAAMHAGHGGTADPHAGNAKHSDPDMSGINHGSNNHGNMNHGSMDHGSDPNSAAMDMSKLSDAEMMPLMYTIFSANGKTGSAIQPLTVKEGENVRIRLINAGYLSHQLHLPDHAFKIVSTDGQPIHRPPEINEQLLNIAPGERYDIEFVANNPGKWLLDEHSAFPGAESLAIPIVYEGFEQASPESDHAGDLPLVDIAHYGEAANSTYSLDDKYDWEYTLELGTDQKNGTFTINGKTFPDTPPLDVTEGDLVKVTLVNHSPQDIHPMHLHGHFFQVLSKNGKPVSGSPLVKDTLNILPGEEYVVAFKADNPGHWMFHCHDLGHAAKGMVSEVKYDGYKPDFTLDPTVNNKPE; translated from the coding sequence ATGACGAACCGGAAACCCAAGAAGTGGACTGCGCTCCCGATTCTTCTAACGGGCGCTCTCGTGCTGTCTGCTTGTTCCCATACCCCAAATCATATGGAAGGCCATGACACGTCCGCTCCGGGCTCTGATGAGCAGCCGAAGCACATGGCAGCCTCAGCAGAGCCAACATTTGAAGTTCTGACTGGCACTACATTTACGTTGACAGCAAAAGAAAGCAAGCTCATGCTTGATGACCATACCGTAAAAACGGTGTGGACCTATAATGGGACAGTGCCGGGACCACAGTTGCGTGTGAAACAGGGTGAAACGATTACGGTCGTCTTGCATAACGAACTGCCGGAACCCGTAACGATTCACTGGCACGGCTTGCCTGTTCCGAACAACATGGATGGGGTTCCGGGCGTAACACAAAATGCTGTAAAACCTGGTGAGAGCTTTACCTATCAGTTTCAGGCGGATGTCCCCGGTACCTACTGGTATCACTCCCATCAGGATAGCGTCAATCAGGTGGATAAAGGATTGTACGGGTCCATAGTCGTCGAACCAACAGAATCCCAACCGGTTGACAAAGATTACACCATTGTCCTCGATGAATGGATGGCAGATGACAGCATGGCCGCCATGCACGCAGGCCACGGTGGAACAGCGGATCCACATGCCGGCAACGCCAAACATTCTGATCCGGACATGAGCGGCATAAACCACGGAAGCAATAATCATGGAAACATGAATCACGGAAGCATGGACCACGGATCTGACCCAAACAGCGCCGCGATGGACATGAGCAAACTGAGCGATGCTGAAATGATGCCGTTGATGTACACCATCTTTTCGGCAAACGGAAAAACGGGCTCCGCGATCCAACCCCTGACCGTAAAAGAGGGAGAGAACGTGCGAATCCGCCTGATCAACGCGGGATACCTCTCCCACCAATTGCACTTGCCTGACCACGCGTTCAAGATCGTCTCGACAGACGGCCAACCGATTCATCGCCCACCCGAGATAAACGAACAATTGCTGAACATCGCGCCGGGAGAGCGATACGACATCGAGTTTGTCGCCAATAATCCGGGCAAATGGCTGTTGGATGAACACAGTGCATTTCCGGGGGCCGAATCACTGGCCATTCCCATTGTCTACGAAGGATTCGAGCAAGCTTCCCCTGAATCGGATCATGCGGGAGATCTGCCGCTCGTGGATATCGCACATTACGGGGAAGCCGCAAACAGCACCTACTCTCTGGACGACAAATACGATTGGGAGTACACGCTGGAATTAGGAACCGATCAGAAAAACGGAACCTTCACCATCAATGGGAAGACGTTCCCGGACACTCCCCCGCTTGATGTTACGGAAGGAGACCTGGTGAAAGTCACATTGGTAAACCATTCTCCCCAAGACATTCACCCGATGCACCTGCATGGCCACTTCTTCCAGGTATTGAGCAAAAATGGGAAGCCTGTTTCGGGATCACCATTGGTGAAAGATACGCTTAACATTCTGCCCGGAGAGGAATACGTTGTGGCCTTCAAGGCTGACAATCCGGGGCATTGGATGTTCCACTGCCATGATCTCGGCCACGCTGCCAAAGGAATGGTAAGCGAAGTGAAGTACGATGGTTACAAACCTGACTTTACCCTCGATCCAACGGTGAACAACAAGCCGGAATAA